The following coding sequences lie in one Anomaloglossus baeobatrachus isolate aAnoBae1 chromosome 7, aAnoBae1.hap1, whole genome shotgun sequence genomic window:
- the AAMP gene encoding angio-associated migratory cell protein yields MEGAGAGDGGGSGSPSPEPEEGAAAAVDFHDDEEIIEVLELNDGDPDPDDLASDMEDVDFADEPEDGEMGDEEWETEDEGVEEGTEPHDDSELTYSKHTASVFCVSLDPKENNLAVTGGEDDKACVWRISDGETLFECAGHKDSVTCAAFSHDSSMVATGDMSGLIKVWKVEDTQEIWSFEVADLEWLEWHPCSHVLLCGTADGNTWMWKIPSGECKTFQGPNCPATCGQFLPDGKKAVVGYEDGSVRIWDLKQGNMLHVLKGADAHTGPLTCVSSNADGSLILSGSVDCDTKMVNTATGKVVGVFRTESNVSKASKREEGEAETNSVESVGFCSALPLAAVGYLDGTLAIYDVSTQTLRHRCQHESGIVQLLWEENSPVVYTCSLDGAVRLWDSRSGKMISEYCGHTAEILDFALNKDASIVVTASGDHKAKVFCVQRPDR; encoded by the exons ATGGAAGGAGCGGGCGCCGGTGATGGAGGAGGGTCCGGGTCGCCCAGTCCAGAGCCCGAGGAGGGGGCCGCAGCCGCTGTGGACTTTCATGATGACGAAGAGATTATTGAGGTCCTGGAGCTGAATGATGGCGATCCAGACCCAG ACGACCTGGCTAGTGACATGGAAGACGTGGACTTTGCCGATGAACCCGAAGATGGAGAAATGGGGGATGAGGAGTGGGAGACGGAGGATGAGGGTGTGGAGGAAGGGACCGAACCTCACGACGACAGCGAGCTGACCTACTCCAAGCACACAG CTTCTGTATTCTGCGTCAGTCTGGACCCCAAGGAAAACAACCTGGCAGTGACCGGAGGAGAGGACGACAAGGCGTGCGTCTGGAGGATCAGTGACGGGGAGACGCTGTTTGAGTGCGCGG GACACAAGGACTCCGTCACCTGCGCAGCGTTCAGTCACGACTCCAGCATGGTGGCAACGGGAGACATGAGCGGCCTCATCAAGGTGTGGAAGGTGGAGGACACGCAGGAAATATGGTCGTTTGAAGTGGCCGACCTCGAG TGGTTGGAGTGGCATCCTTGTTCCCACGTGTTGCTTTGTGGTACAGCAGACGGTAATACCTGGATGTGGAAAATCCCCAGTGGAGAATGTAAAACTTTCCAAGGACCCAACTGCCCGGCCACCTGTGGACAGTTCCTTCCAGACG GTAAGAAAGCCGTTGTTGGGTATGAAGACGGCAGTGTGCGGATTTGGGATCTGAAGCAGGGGAACATGCTGCACGTCCTGAAAG GCGCCGATGCCCACACAGGACCCCTGACGTGCGTCTCCTCTAATGCCGACGGCAGCCTCATTCTCAGCGGTTCTGTAGATTGCGACACAAAAATGGTGAACACGGCCACCGGGAAG GTTGTCGGAGTTTTCCGGACAGAAAGTAACGTATCCAAAGCCTCAAAACGGGAGGAAGGGGAAGCGGAGACCAATTCGGTGGAGTCGGTGGGGTTCTGCAGCGC TCTGCCTCTGGCCGCGGTCGGTTACCTGGATGGAACGCTGGCGATTTATGACGTTTCCACCCAGACTCTGCGACACAGATGTCAGCATGAA TCCGGCATCGTCCAGCTCCTGTGGGAGGAGAATTCCCCGGTGGTCTACACCTGCAGCTTGGACGGGGCCGTCAGGCTGTGGGACTCCCGATCTGGAAAAATGATCAGCGAATACTGCGGCCACACCGCCGAGATCCTGGACTTTGCACTAAACAA AGACGCTTCCATTGTGGTCACCGCCTCCGGGGATCACAAGGCGAAAGTATTCTGTGTGCAGAGACCCGACCGCTAG